From a single Centropristis striata isolate RG_2023a ecotype Rhode Island chromosome 14, C.striata_1.0, whole genome shotgun sequence genomic region:
- the rps18 gene encoding small ribosomal subunit protein uS13: protein MLFIGFVKRVCNFIVGRFKSDELTSVLGHRQPLARTERLPLRTEPASKMSLVIPEKFQHILRVLNTNIDGRRKIAFAITAIKGVGRRYAHVVLRKADIDLNKRAGELTDDEVERVVTIMQNPRQYKIPDWFLNRQKDVKDGKYSQVLANGLDNKLREDLERLKKIRAHRGLRHFWGLRVRGQHTKTTGRRGRTVGVSKKK, encoded by the exons atgttatttatcgGTTTTGTTAAACGGGTGTGTAACTTTATTGTCGGACGGTTTAAAAGTGATGAACTGACTTCCGTTCTCGGGCATCGTCAACCTCTCGCGAGAACAGAGCGACTTCCTCTTCGCACGGAACCTGCTTCCAAGATG tctCTGGTCATCCCTGAGAAGTTCCAGCACATTCTTCGTGTTCTCAACACGAACATCGATGGTCGGAGGAAGATCGCCTTCGCCATCACTGCCATTAAG GGTGTTGGCAGACGTTACGCTCATGTCGTCCTGAGGAAAGCCGACATCGACCTGAACAAGAGGGCCGGAGAGCTGACTGACGACGAG gtggaGCGTGTGGTGACCATCATGCAGAACCCTCGCCAGTACAAAATCCCCGACTGGTTCCTCAACAGGCAGAAGGACGTCAAGGACGGAAAGTACAGCCAG GTTCTAGCTAACGGTCTGGACAACAAGCTGAGAGAAGATCTGGAGAGGCTGAAGAAGATCAGAGCTCACAGAGGGCTCCGACACTTCTGGGG tCTGCGTGTGCGCGGTCAGCACACCAAGACCACCGGTCGTCGTGGTCGCACCGTCggtgtgtccaagaagaagtaA
- the LOC131985063 gene encoding E3 ubiquitin-protein ligase RING2-A-like, giving the protein MAAPVNIQTPSKTWELSLYELHRSPQEAIIDGTEVAVSPRSLHSELMCPICLDMLKNTMTTKECLHRFCSDCIVTALRSGNKECPTCRKKLVSRRSLRRDSNFDALIQKIYPSRDEYEAHQRRVIERLNRLHNKEALSSSIEEGLRQQARYRNHRVKKPAQESDNTTFSGGEDNGDARSHLSHDSAPSHTPHPPGQTPSEAGPSRKRPRASDDGSGPEADSGSPTPPLRRHKDGPTSEIELVFRPHPELVQAEDYNQTRFVKTTANATVDHLSKYLALRIALEDRQANGDTEERGKEDGGGDAAGRGAAAGGGGEGSTLTNISEKQYTIYIMTRGGQFSTLNGSLTLELVNEKYWKVRKPLELYYAPTKETQQQQPQQQSSPPAPPPPQKEA; this is encoded by the exons gaggcgATCATCGACGGGACGGAGGTGGCCGTGTCTCCTCGCTCTCTGCACAGCGAGCTCATGTGTCCCATCTGTCTGGACATGCTGAAGAACACCATGACAACCAAAGAGTGTCTGCACCGCTTCTGCTCCGACTGCATCGTCACCGCGCTGCGATCAGG gAACAAAGAGTGTCCGACCTGCAGGAAGAAGCTGGTCTCCAGGCGCTCGCTGCGCCGAGACTCCAACTTCGACGCACTGATCCAGAAGATCTACCCGAGCCGCGACGAGTACGAGGCGCACCAGCGGCGCGTCATCGAGCGACTCAACCGGCTGCACAACAAGGAGGCGCTGAGCTCCAGCATCGAGGAGGGGCTCCGGCAGCAGGCCCGCTACAG GAACCACCGGGTGAAGAAGCCGGCTCAGGAGAGTGACAACACCACCTTCAGCGGCGGGGAGGACAACGGGGACGCCCGCTCCCACCTCTCCCATGACTCGGCGCCCTCccacaccccccacccccccggGCAGACCCCCTCCGAGGCCGGGCCGAGCCGCAAGAGGCCGCGGGCGTCCGACGACGGCTCGGGGCCCGAGGCGGACAGCGGCAGCCCCACGCCGCCGCTCAGACGCCACAAAGACGGACCCACCTCGGAGATCGAGCTGGTGTTCAGACCGCACCCGGAGCTGGTCCAGGCCGAGGACTACAACCAGACCAG GTTTGTGAAGACGACGGCCAACGCCACGGTGGACCACCTGTCCAAGTACCTGGCTCTACGCATCGCTCTGGAGGACCGACAGGCCAACGGAGACACGGAGGAGCGAGGGAAGGAGGACGGAGGAGGAGACGCTGCagggagaggagcagcagcaggaggaggaggagagggctcCACTCTGACCAACATCAGTGAGAAACAGTACACCATCTACATCATGACCAGAGGAGGACAGTTCTCT ACGCTGAACGGCTCCTTGACTCTGGAGTTGGTCAATGAGAAGTACTGGAAGGTGAGGAAACCTCTGGAGCTTTACTACGCTCCCACCAAGGAgacgcagcagcagcaaccGCAGCAGcagtcctctcctcctgctcctcctcctcctcagaagGAGGCCtga